A genomic stretch from Clavelina lepadiformis chromosome 5, kaClaLepa1.1, whole genome shotgun sequence includes:
- the LOC143459680 gene encoding calcium homeostasis endoplasmic reticulum protein-like isoform X1, translating to MDLPQPPEEPEVKNIIDKLANFVARNGFAFEKMTKDKQKNNPKFSFLFGGQHYNYYQYKLSTEQQILNHQRNRMNVSQVVQDAMVQQSLQNAPWQQPQGNFPSFPPGPPSQMPPNMPPGPPPIPPWQQQQMGAPWQQPPPNMPPGRPPSMPPVGPQSGGMPPGAPPPGMMRGPPPGPGGAMANPPMQPPTSMPPHSSGPPPPLRMVHAEPVGLIKLESDLEKEENDIQNKIADSERNLKQQHEVLIMQEKEQIQVALHNEQSQWLKRLAENNSIVLESFDKVLQPIIDSCTKDSIASGKSWILLNAGNERRCSVLARHLLWRISDAKRMMKVEGSSDEEIRKLFETQLHLIYLINDVLHHASRKNLMELSKALEDVIVSIFSITQSCATDQNQQRLSKLLGLWSRFNYFSESTSKQLSMPEQSLADYEARLENDYSNEVQRIKSSFISQFKQFEQQHNDYANHLRQQIEIKRKELDDQKRKTQVPHRRDFEDRPHQERDRPPPPSRSMEDKWRNDDNEFASNVYVEDYDSQGPNESSYDDRRPDHDFGQHRPPDWRNEPRGEESNWSQENWDDDRQPPPNWSGRPDGPPSHPPGPGAGSMTQVPPDDASLIPKVPYYELPAGLMAPLVNLEDMDYKELDPSLMRLPPPVPPSERLLAAVEAFYGPPSHERPRNPEGWEHNGLFEFFRAKVRAKRRAQQGRKDSSRSRSRSGDRRSYSRSRSRSSSRSSRSSRSRSRSNSRSPGQHTTPSFGPAYYQQNANEGGRLSDDNRGAQMMKKMGWGGAGLGSLEQGRQDPVEAGDVRDKYDQFKGLGMDMNDPYDNYRKTRSYGYGPRMRGKD from the exons ATGGATCTTCCACAGCCTCCAGAAG AACCagaagttaaaaatattattgacAAGTTGGCTAACTTCGTGGCACGAAATGGATTCGCCTTTGAAAAAATGACGAAGGACAAACAGAAGAATAATCCTAAATTTTCCTTTCTTTTTGGTGGACAACATTACAACTATTATCAATACAAACTATCAACAGAACAACAAA ttttaaacCACCAACGGAATAGGATGAATGTATCACAGGTGGTGCAGGATGCAATGGTTCAACAATCATTGCAAAATGCACCATGGCAACAACCACAGGGAAACTTTCCTTCTTTTCCTCCTGGTCCTCCATCACAAATGCCACCCAATATGCCGCCTGGACCCCCG CCAATCCCACCGTGGCAACAACAGCAAATGGGTGCACCCTGGCAACAACCACCTCCAAACATGCCTCCTGGAAGACCACCTTCGATGCCTCCTGTAGGTCCACAGTCAGGAGGGATGCCTCCTGGTGCACCTCCTCCTGGCATGATGAGGGGTCCCCCACCAGGGCCTGGTGGGGCTATGGCAAATCCTCCGATGCAACCCCCAACTAGTATGCCTCCTCATTCATCTGGTCCTCCTCCTCCACTGAGGATGGTTCATGCAGAACCAGTTGGACTAATAAAGCTGGAGAGTGACTTAGAAAAAGAAGAGAATGacattcaaaataaaattgcagatAGCGAGAGGAATTTGAAGCAGCAGCACGAG GTGTTGATAATGCAGGAGAAAGAACAGATTCAAGTTGCTCTGCACAATGAACAAAGTCAGTGGTTGAAAAGGCTGGctgaaaataacagcattgTATTAGAAAGTTTTGATAAAGTTCTTCAACCCATTATTGACTCATGCACCAAGGATTCCATTGCa AGTGGAAAATCATGGATTTTGCTAAATGCTGGGAATGAAAGAAGATGTTCAGTTCTTGCAAGACACCTTTTATGGAGGATCTCTGATGCTAAAAGAATGATGAAA GTAGAAGGATCAAGTGATGAAGAAATCAGAAAACTATTTGAAACTCAATTACATCTGATTTATCTCATTAACGATGTCCTGCATCATGCATCAAGGAAAAACCTAATGGAATTGTCAAAGGCTTTGGAAGATGTCATCGTATCTATATTCAGCATCACACAATCAT GTGCTACAGATCAAAACCAACAAAGACTGAGCAAGCTTTTAGGTTTGTGGAGTCGTTTCAACTACTTCAGCGAGTCAACATCAAAGCAATTGTCAATGCCAGAACAATCTTTAGCTGACTATGag GCAAGGCTTGAAAATGACTATAGCAACGAGGTTCAACGAATAAAATCATCATTCATATCCCAGTTCAAGCAATTTGAGCAGCAGCACAATGATTATGCCAATCATTTAAGACAACAGATCGAAATAAAACGGAAAGAGCTTGAtgaccaaaaaagaaagacTCAG GTGCCCCATAGAAGAGATTTTGAGGATAGGCCACACCAAG AAAGAGATAGACCTCCTCCACCAAGCAGGTCAATGGAGGATAAATGGCGAAACGATGATAATGAGTTTGCATCTAATGTCTACGTGGAAGATTATGACAGTCAAGGaccaaatgaaag TAGTTACGATGATCGGCGGCCTGACCACGACTTTGGCCAACATCGTCCTCCTGACTGGAGGAATGAACCTCGGGGTGAAGAATCAAACTGGAGCCAGGAAAATTGGGATGATGACAGGCAACCCCCTCCAAATTGGAGTGGAAGACCAGATGGACCTCCATCACATCCTCCAGGTCCAGGTGCCGGATCTATGACTCAAGTACCTCCAGATGATGCAAGTCTGATCCCTAAAGTGCCCTACTACGAACTTCCAGCTGGGTTGATGGCTCCTTTAGTAAAT ctAGAAGACATGGACTACAAGGAGTTAGATCCATCACTGATGCGGCTTCCACCACCTGTTCCTCCGAGTGAAAGGTTACTTGCTGCTGTTGAGGCCTTTTATGGTCCCCCGTCACACGAACGACCCCGAAATCC AGAAGGTTGGGAGCACAACggattgtttgaattttttcgcGCTAAAGTACGTGCGAAGAGACGCGCTCAGCAAGGCCGTAAGGACTCATCACGATCGCGGTCAAG ATCTGGCGATCGCCGTTCTTACTCCAGATCTCGTTCTAGGTCATCTTCGCGATCTTCCCG CTCATCAAGATCAAGAAGCCGTTCAAATTCCAGATCTCCTGGTCAACATACCACTCCATC GTTTGGACCAGCTTATTATCAGCAAAACGCAAACGAAGGTGGTCGGCTCAGTGATGACAACCGAGGAGCGCAAATGATGAAGAAGATGGGATGGGGAGGAGCAGGTCTGGGCTCATTGGAACAAGGACGTCAG GACCCAGTAGAAGCAGGAGACGTACGCGACAAGTACGATCAGTTCAAAGGGCTCGGGATGGATATGAACGATCCTTATGATAACTACAGGAAGACCAGAAGCTATGGTTACGGGCCAAGAATGAGAG
- the LOC143460375 gene encoding glutathione gamma-glutamylcysteinyltransferase-like isoform X2 has product MNRSLLIFDKPIYKLMSSKVNFYRRKLPELCIEFASDKGKRLFKEALDNDYMNVYFKLGPQLRTQDEPAYCGLSSLVMLLNGLAIDPGKVWKGVWRWYHENMLECCTSLSEVKEKGVTMDQLSCIAKCNQLNSKIVYANENATVEDFRNNVKEVCSSDNSGIIVSFGRNVLQQTGTGHFSPIGGYHPGEDHVLILEPARFKYSPYWVHLPLLWKAMNTVDQNTGKSRGYLLLTRSSDQPTLIFQISRLLNVYNPIAIDSSFSSYTGKMMSFLKSRVECNTSVEHVIETVTKTLLQLSKTYQDVENGLLLSSLSRESLQSLSPNHQEAISLLVEYIESMEVYKIIRDSVTEKECCGQNVFDTEALVDGNNCILCLPHFLAIMMHVLDIFTPESRYGVIKQYPIKKNDYDGSILQQVMIFIKQTNAIDEEVENTKLRGRHLFLNEVNQLQRQLYNILSLDSVKKPCCVDFTSGIHVR; this is encoded by the exons ATGAATAGATCTTTGTTGATTTTTGATAAACCAATATATAAACTAATGTCatcaaaagtaaatttttatcGACGAAAGCTTCCTGAATTGTGCATTGAGTTTGCATCAGACAAAGGAAAAAGACTTTTTAAG GAAGCATTGGACAATGATTATATGAATGTATATTTCAAACTTGGACCTCAGTTACGCACACAAGATGAACCAGCGTATTGTGGGCTGTCGTCTCTTGTCATGTTGTTAAACGGGTTAGCTATTGATCCAG GAAAGGTTTGGAAAGGTGTTTGGAGATGGTATCATGAAAACATGCTGGAATGTTGCACAAGTCTTTCTgaagtgaaagaaaaaggAGTGACTATGGATCAACTGTCATGTATTGCCAAATGCAATCAGTTGaattcaaaaattgtttatgcaaatgaaaatgcaaCTGTTGAAGATTTTCG GAATAACGTCAAAGAAGTATGTAGTAGTGATAACAGTGGCATTATTGTGTCTTTTGGAAGAAATGTCTTGCAGCAGACTGGCACTGGCCATTTTTCTCCAATTG GTGGTTATCATCCAGGAGAAGATCATGTCCTCATTTTGGAACCAGCCAGGTTTAAGTATTCACCATATTGGGTACACTTGCCGTTATTATGGAAGGCGATGAACACTGTAGATCAAA ATACTGGAAAATCCCGTGGATATCTTTTGCTAACGAGAAGTTCTGACCAACCAACGTtaattttccaaatatcaaGATTGCTTAACGTTTATAATCCAATTGCAATCGACTCCAGCTTTTCATCTTATACGGGAaaaatgatgtcatttttGAAAAGCAGAGTTGAATGCAATACCTCTGTGGAACATGTCATTGAA ACAGTTACAAAAACGTTGCTTCAATTGTCAAAAACATATCAAGATGTGGAAAATGGTTTGCTCTTATCAAGTCTTTCAAGAGAATCTCTTCAATCCCTTTCTCCTAACCATCAGGAAGCAATAAGTCTTCTAGTGGAATACATTGAAAGCATGgaagtttacaaaatcatACGAGACAGTGTTACGGAAAAAGAGTGTTGTGGACAGAATGTTTTTGACACAGAAGCTCTAGTGGatg GGAACAACTGTATCCTATGCTTACCCCATTTCCTGGCCATAATGATGCATGTGTTGGACATATTTACTCCAGAAAGTCGGTATGGTGTCATAAAACAGTACCCCATAAAGAAAAACGACTACGATGGTTCGATTTTGCAGCAGGTGATgatttttattaaacaaactaaTGCAATCGACGAAGAAGTTGAAAATACGAAGCTGAGAGGACGGCATTTGTTCTTAAATGAAGTCAATCAGCTTCAGAGACAACTCTATAATATTTTAAGCTTGGATTCTGTGAAAAAACCATGTTGTGTTGACTTTACTTCTGGAATTCATGTAAGGTAG
- the LOC143459680 gene encoding calcium homeostasis endoplasmic reticulum protein-like isoform X3 codes for MDLPQPPEEPEVKNIIDKLANFVARNGFAFEKMTKDKQKNNPKFSFLFGGQHYNYYQYKLSTEQQILNHQRNRMNVSQVVQDAMVQQSLQNAPWQQPQGNFPSFPPGPPSQMPPNMPPGPPPIPPWQQQQMGAPWQQPPPNMPPGRPPSMPPVGPQSGGMPPGAPPPGMMRGPPPGPGGAMANPPMQPPTSMPPHSSGPPPPLRMVHAEPVGLIKLESDLEKEENDIQNKIADSERNLKQQHEVLIMQEKEQIQVALHNEQSQWLKRLAENNSIVLESFDKVLQPIIDSCTKDSIASGKSWILLNAGNERRCSVLARHLLWRISDAKRMMKVEGSSDEEIRKLFETQLHLIYLINDVLHHASRKNLMELSKALEDVIVSIFSITQSCATDQNQQRLSKLLGLWSRFNYFSESTSKQLSMPEQSLADYEARLENDYSNEVQRIKSSFISQFKQFEQQHNDYANHLRQQIEIKRKELDDQKRKTQVPHRRDFEDRPHQERDRPPPPSRSMEDKWRNDDNEFASNVYVEDYDSQGPNESSYDDRRPDHDFGQHRPPDWRNEPRGEESNWSQENWDDDRQPPPNWSGRPDGPPSHPPGPGAGSMTQVPPDDASLIPKVPYYELPAGLMAPLVNLEDMDYKELDPSLMRLPPPVPPSERLLAAVEAFYGPPSHERPRNPEGWEHNGLFEFFRAKVRAKRRAQQGRKDSSRSRSRSGDRRSYSRSRSRSSSRSSRSSRSRSRSNSRSPGQHTTPSFGPAYYQQNANEGGRLSDDNRGAQMMKKMGWGGAGLGSLEQGRQVKLFPADVSITGTEQGPSRSRRRTRQVRSVQRARDGYERSL; via the exons ATGGATCTTCCACAGCCTCCAGAAG AACCagaagttaaaaatattattgacAAGTTGGCTAACTTCGTGGCACGAAATGGATTCGCCTTTGAAAAAATGACGAAGGACAAACAGAAGAATAATCCTAAATTTTCCTTTCTTTTTGGTGGACAACATTACAACTATTATCAATACAAACTATCAACAGAACAACAAA ttttaaacCACCAACGGAATAGGATGAATGTATCACAGGTGGTGCAGGATGCAATGGTTCAACAATCATTGCAAAATGCACCATGGCAACAACCACAGGGAAACTTTCCTTCTTTTCCTCCTGGTCCTCCATCACAAATGCCACCCAATATGCCGCCTGGACCCCCG CCAATCCCACCGTGGCAACAACAGCAAATGGGTGCACCCTGGCAACAACCACCTCCAAACATGCCTCCTGGAAGACCACCTTCGATGCCTCCTGTAGGTCCACAGTCAGGAGGGATGCCTCCTGGTGCACCTCCTCCTGGCATGATGAGGGGTCCCCCACCAGGGCCTGGTGGGGCTATGGCAAATCCTCCGATGCAACCCCCAACTAGTATGCCTCCTCATTCATCTGGTCCTCCTCCTCCACTGAGGATGGTTCATGCAGAACCAGTTGGACTAATAAAGCTGGAGAGTGACTTAGAAAAAGAAGAGAATGacattcaaaataaaattgcagatAGCGAGAGGAATTTGAAGCAGCAGCACGAG GTGTTGATAATGCAGGAGAAAGAACAGATTCAAGTTGCTCTGCACAATGAACAAAGTCAGTGGTTGAAAAGGCTGGctgaaaataacagcattgTATTAGAAAGTTTTGATAAAGTTCTTCAACCCATTATTGACTCATGCACCAAGGATTCCATTGCa AGTGGAAAATCATGGATTTTGCTAAATGCTGGGAATGAAAGAAGATGTTCAGTTCTTGCAAGACACCTTTTATGGAGGATCTCTGATGCTAAAAGAATGATGAAA GTAGAAGGATCAAGTGATGAAGAAATCAGAAAACTATTTGAAACTCAATTACATCTGATTTATCTCATTAACGATGTCCTGCATCATGCATCAAGGAAAAACCTAATGGAATTGTCAAAGGCTTTGGAAGATGTCATCGTATCTATATTCAGCATCACACAATCAT GTGCTACAGATCAAAACCAACAAAGACTGAGCAAGCTTTTAGGTTTGTGGAGTCGTTTCAACTACTTCAGCGAGTCAACATCAAAGCAATTGTCAATGCCAGAACAATCTTTAGCTGACTATGag GCAAGGCTTGAAAATGACTATAGCAACGAGGTTCAACGAATAAAATCATCATTCATATCCCAGTTCAAGCAATTTGAGCAGCAGCACAATGATTATGCCAATCATTTAAGACAACAGATCGAAATAAAACGGAAAGAGCTTGAtgaccaaaaaagaaagacTCAG GTGCCCCATAGAAGAGATTTTGAGGATAGGCCACACCAAG AAAGAGATAGACCTCCTCCACCAAGCAGGTCAATGGAGGATAAATGGCGAAACGATGATAATGAGTTTGCATCTAATGTCTACGTGGAAGATTATGACAGTCAAGGaccaaatgaaag TAGTTACGATGATCGGCGGCCTGACCACGACTTTGGCCAACATCGTCCTCCTGACTGGAGGAATGAACCTCGGGGTGAAGAATCAAACTGGAGCCAGGAAAATTGGGATGATGACAGGCAACCCCCTCCAAATTGGAGTGGAAGACCAGATGGACCTCCATCACATCCTCCAGGTCCAGGTGCCGGATCTATGACTCAAGTACCTCCAGATGATGCAAGTCTGATCCCTAAAGTGCCCTACTACGAACTTCCAGCTGGGTTGATGGCTCCTTTAGTAAAT ctAGAAGACATGGACTACAAGGAGTTAGATCCATCACTGATGCGGCTTCCACCACCTGTTCCTCCGAGTGAAAGGTTACTTGCTGCTGTTGAGGCCTTTTATGGTCCCCCGTCACACGAACGACCCCGAAATCC AGAAGGTTGGGAGCACAACggattgtttgaattttttcgcGCTAAAGTACGTGCGAAGAGACGCGCTCAGCAAGGCCGTAAGGACTCATCACGATCGCGGTCAAG ATCTGGCGATCGCCGTTCTTACTCCAGATCTCGTTCTAGGTCATCTTCGCGATCTTCCCG CTCATCAAGATCAAGAAGCCGTTCAAATTCCAGATCTCCTGGTCAACATACCACTCCATC GTTTGGACCAGCTTATTATCAGCAAAACGCAAACGAAGGTGGTCGGCTCAGTGATGACAACCGAGGAGCGCAAATGATGAAGAAGATGGGATGGGGAGGAGCAGGTCTGGGCTCATTGGAACAAGGACGTCAGGTGAAATTATTTCCCGCTGACGTTTCAATCACAGGCACTGAGCAAG GACCCAGTAGAAGCAGGAGACGTACGCGACAAGTACGATCAGTTCAAAGGGCTCGGGATGGATATGAACGATCCTTATGA
- the LOC143459680 gene encoding calcium homeostasis endoplasmic reticulum protein-like isoform X2 produces the protein MDLPQPPEEPEVKNIIDKLANFVARNGFAFEKMTKDKQKNNPKFSFLFGGQHYNYYQYKLSTEQQILNHQRNRMNVSQVVQDAMVQQSLQNAPWQQPQGNFPSFPPGPPSQMPPNMPPGPPPIPPWQQQQMGAPWQQPPPNMPPGRPPSMPPVGPQSGGMPPGAPPPGMMRGPPPGPGGAMANPPMQPPTSMPPHSSGPPPPLRMVHAEPVGLIKLESDLEKEENDIQNKIADSERNLKQQHEVLIMQEKEQIQVALHNEQSQWLKRLAENNSIVLESFDKVLQPIIDSCTKDSIASGKSWILLNAGNERRCSVLARHLLWRISDAKRMMKVEGSSDEEIRKLFETQLHLIYLINDVLHHASRKNLMELSKALEDVIVSIFSITQSCATDQNQQRLSKLLGLWSRFNYFSESTSKQLSMPEQSLADYEARLENDYSNEVQRIKSSFISQFKQFEQQHNDYANHLRQQIEIKRKELDDQKRKTQVPHRRDFEDRPHQERDRPPPPSRSMEDKWRNDDNEFASNVYVEDYDSQGPNESYDDRRPDHDFGQHRPPDWRNEPRGEESNWSQENWDDDRQPPPNWSGRPDGPPSHPPGPGAGSMTQVPPDDASLIPKVPYYELPAGLMAPLVNLEDMDYKELDPSLMRLPPPVPPSERLLAAVEAFYGPPSHERPRNPEGWEHNGLFEFFRAKVRAKRRAQQGRKDSSRSRSRSGDRRSYSRSRSRSSSRSSRSSRSRSRSNSRSPGQHTTPSFGPAYYQQNANEGGRLSDDNRGAQMMKKMGWGGAGLGSLEQGRQDPVEAGDVRDKYDQFKGLGMDMNDPYDNYRKTRSYGYGPRMRGKD, from the exons ATGGATCTTCCACAGCCTCCAGAAG AACCagaagttaaaaatattattgacAAGTTGGCTAACTTCGTGGCACGAAATGGATTCGCCTTTGAAAAAATGACGAAGGACAAACAGAAGAATAATCCTAAATTTTCCTTTCTTTTTGGTGGACAACATTACAACTATTATCAATACAAACTATCAACAGAACAACAAA ttttaaacCACCAACGGAATAGGATGAATGTATCACAGGTGGTGCAGGATGCAATGGTTCAACAATCATTGCAAAATGCACCATGGCAACAACCACAGGGAAACTTTCCTTCTTTTCCTCCTGGTCCTCCATCACAAATGCCACCCAATATGCCGCCTGGACCCCCG CCAATCCCACCGTGGCAACAACAGCAAATGGGTGCACCCTGGCAACAACCACCTCCAAACATGCCTCCTGGAAGACCACCTTCGATGCCTCCTGTAGGTCCACAGTCAGGAGGGATGCCTCCTGGTGCACCTCCTCCTGGCATGATGAGGGGTCCCCCACCAGGGCCTGGTGGGGCTATGGCAAATCCTCCGATGCAACCCCCAACTAGTATGCCTCCTCATTCATCTGGTCCTCCTCCTCCACTGAGGATGGTTCATGCAGAACCAGTTGGACTAATAAAGCTGGAGAGTGACTTAGAAAAAGAAGAGAATGacattcaaaataaaattgcagatAGCGAGAGGAATTTGAAGCAGCAGCACGAG GTGTTGATAATGCAGGAGAAAGAACAGATTCAAGTTGCTCTGCACAATGAACAAAGTCAGTGGTTGAAAAGGCTGGctgaaaataacagcattgTATTAGAAAGTTTTGATAAAGTTCTTCAACCCATTATTGACTCATGCACCAAGGATTCCATTGCa AGTGGAAAATCATGGATTTTGCTAAATGCTGGGAATGAAAGAAGATGTTCAGTTCTTGCAAGACACCTTTTATGGAGGATCTCTGATGCTAAAAGAATGATGAAA GTAGAAGGATCAAGTGATGAAGAAATCAGAAAACTATTTGAAACTCAATTACATCTGATTTATCTCATTAACGATGTCCTGCATCATGCATCAAGGAAAAACCTAATGGAATTGTCAAAGGCTTTGGAAGATGTCATCGTATCTATATTCAGCATCACACAATCAT GTGCTACAGATCAAAACCAACAAAGACTGAGCAAGCTTTTAGGTTTGTGGAGTCGTTTCAACTACTTCAGCGAGTCAACATCAAAGCAATTGTCAATGCCAGAACAATCTTTAGCTGACTATGag GCAAGGCTTGAAAATGACTATAGCAACGAGGTTCAACGAATAAAATCATCATTCATATCCCAGTTCAAGCAATTTGAGCAGCAGCACAATGATTATGCCAATCATTTAAGACAACAGATCGAAATAAAACGGAAAGAGCTTGAtgaccaaaaaagaaagacTCAG GTGCCCCATAGAAGAGATTTTGAGGATAGGCCACACCAAG AAAGAGATAGACCTCCTCCACCAAGCAGGTCAATGGAGGATAAATGGCGAAACGATGATAATGAGTTTGCATCTAATGTCTACGTGGAAGATTATGACAGTCAAGGaccaaatgaaag TTACGATGATCGGCGGCCTGACCACGACTTTGGCCAACATCGTCCTCCTGACTGGAGGAATGAACCTCGGGGTGAAGAATCAAACTGGAGCCAGGAAAATTGGGATGATGACAGGCAACCCCCTCCAAATTGGAGTGGAAGACCAGATGGACCTCCATCACATCCTCCAGGTCCAGGTGCCGGATCTATGACTCAAGTACCTCCAGATGATGCAAGTCTGATCCCTAAAGTGCCCTACTACGAACTTCCAGCTGGGTTGATGGCTCCTTTAGTAAAT ctAGAAGACATGGACTACAAGGAGTTAGATCCATCACTGATGCGGCTTCCACCACCTGTTCCTCCGAGTGAAAGGTTACTTGCTGCTGTTGAGGCCTTTTATGGTCCCCCGTCACACGAACGACCCCGAAATCC AGAAGGTTGGGAGCACAACggattgtttgaattttttcgcGCTAAAGTACGTGCGAAGAGACGCGCTCAGCAAGGCCGTAAGGACTCATCACGATCGCGGTCAAG ATCTGGCGATCGCCGTTCTTACTCCAGATCTCGTTCTAGGTCATCTTCGCGATCTTCCCG CTCATCAAGATCAAGAAGCCGTTCAAATTCCAGATCTCCTGGTCAACATACCACTCCATC GTTTGGACCAGCTTATTATCAGCAAAACGCAAACGAAGGTGGTCGGCTCAGTGATGACAACCGAGGAGCGCAAATGATGAAGAAGATGGGATGGGGAGGAGCAGGTCTGGGCTCATTGGAACAAGGACGTCAG GACCCAGTAGAAGCAGGAGACGTACGCGACAAGTACGATCAGTTCAAAGGGCTCGGGATGGATATGAACGATCCTTATGATAACTACAGGAAGACCAGAAGCTATGGTTACGGGCCAAGAATGAGAG
- the LOC143460375 gene encoding glutathione gamma-glutamylcysteinyltransferase-like isoform X1, translating to MNRSLLIFDKPIYKLMSSKVNFYRRKLPELCIEFASDKGKRLFKEALDNDYMNVYFKLGPQLRTQDEPAYCGLSSLVMLLNGLAIDPGKVWKGVWRWYHENMLECCTSLSEVKEKGVTMDQLSCIAKCNQLNSKIVYANENATVEDFRNNVKEVCSSDNSGIIVSFGRNVLQQTGTGHFSPIGGYHPGEDHVLILEPARFKYSPYWVHLPLLWKAMNTVDQNTGKSRGYLLLTRSSDQPTLIFQISRLLNVYNPIAIDSSFSSYTGKMMSFLKSRVECNTSVEHVIETVTKTLLQLSKTYQDVENGLLLSSLSRESLQSLSPNHQEAISLLVEYIESMEVYKIIRDSVTEKECCGQNVFDTEALVDGSATGNNCILCLPHFLAIMMHVLDIFTPESRYGVIKQYPIKKNDYDGSILQQVMIFIKQTNAIDEEVENTKLRGRHLFLNEVNQLQRQLYNILSLDSVKKPCCVDFTSGIHVR from the exons ATGAATAGATCTTTGTTGATTTTTGATAAACCAATATATAAACTAATGTCatcaaaagtaaatttttatcGACGAAAGCTTCCTGAATTGTGCATTGAGTTTGCATCAGACAAAGGAAAAAGACTTTTTAAG GAAGCATTGGACAATGATTATATGAATGTATATTTCAAACTTGGACCTCAGTTACGCACACAAGATGAACCAGCGTATTGTGGGCTGTCGTCTCTTGTCATGTTGTTAAACGGGTTAGCTATTGATCCAG GAAAGGTTTGGAAAGGTGTTTGGAGATGGTATCATGAAAACATGCTGGAATGTTGCACAAGTCTTTCTgaagtgaaagaaaaaggAGTGACTATGGATCAACTGTCATGTATTGCCAAATGCAATCAGTTGaattcaaaaattgtttatgcaaatgaaaatgcaaCTGTTGAAGATTTTCG GAATAACGTCAAAGAAGTATGTAGTAGTGATAACAGTGGCATTATTGTGTCTTTTGGAAGAAATGTCTTGCAGCAGACTGGCACTGGCCATTTTTCTCCAATTG GTGGTTATCATCCAGGAGAAGATCATGTCCTCATTTTGGAACCAGCCAGGTTTAAGTATTCACCATATTGGGTACACTTGCCGTTATTATGGAAGGCGATGAACACTGTAGATCAAA ATACTGGAAAATCCCGTGGATATCTTTTGCTAACGAGAAGTTCTGACCAACCAACGTtaattttccaaatatcaaGATTGCTTAACGTTTATAATCCAATTGCAATCGACTCCAGCTTTTCATCTTATACGGGAaaaatgatgtcatttttGAAAAGCAGAGTTGAATGCAATACCTCTGTGGAACATGTCATTGAA ACAGTTACAAAAACGTTGCTTCAATTGTCAAAAACATATCAAGATGTGGAAAATGGTTTGCTCTTATCAAGTCTTTCAAGAGAATCTCTTCAATCCCTTTCTCCTAACCATCAGGAAGCAATAAGTCTTCTAGTGGAATACATTGAAAGCATGgaagtttacaaaatcatACGAGACAGTGTTACGGAAAAAGAGTGTTGTGGACAGAATGTTTTTGACACAGAAGCTCTAGTGGatg GTTCTGCAACAGGGAACAACTGTATCCTATGCTTACCCCATTTCCTGGCCATAATGATGCATGTGTTGGACATATTTACTCCAGAAAGTCGGTATGGTGTCATAAAACAGTACCCCATAAAGAAAAACGACTACGATGGTTCGATTTTGCAGCAGGTGATgatttttattaaacaaactaaTGCAATCGACGAAGAAGTTGAAAATACGAAGCTGAGAGGACGGCATTTGTTCTTAAATGAAGTCAATCAGCTTCAGAGACAACTCTATAATATTTTAAGCTTGGATTCTGTGAAAAAACCATGTTGTGTTGACTTTACTTCTGGAATTCATGTAAGGTAG